Proteins encoded together in one Rossellomorea sp. y25 window:
- the nikC gene encoding nickel transporter permease — MAELAEPQKELHPSLQEETVSPWKEAWKSFRKNKIALVGFFIVLFFVVLAIAAPVIAPQGINEQDLSKRLQAPSSEHWLGTDDFGRDILSRIIYGARISLWVGFFAVIGSAVVGSLLGIVAGYYGRWVDTIISRIFDIMLAFPSILLAIAVVAALGPSLRNALIAIAIINIPNFGRLIRSRVLSVKQEEYVMAAKAIGMKDSRILLSHILPNSMAPIIVQGTLAIATAIIEAAALGFLGLGAQAPQPEWGKMLADARTFMLQAPWTMIFPGLAIMLTVLGFNLMGDGLRDALDPKMKN, encoded by the coding sequence ATGGCAGAATTAGCAGAACCACAAAAGGAGCTTCATCCTTCCCTGCAGGAAGAAACGGTTTCTCCTTGGAAGGAAGCGTGGAAAAGCTTTAGAAAAAACAAAATAGCTTTAGTCGGATTTTTCATCGTGCTTTTCTTTGTCGTCTTAGCCATTGCTGCACCCGTCATCGCCCCACAAGGCATCAATGAACAAGATTTATCGAAAAGACTTCAAGCTCCATCTTCCGAACATTGGCTCGGAACAGATGACTTTGGGCGGGATATATTGTCCAGAATTATTTATGGGGCACGAATTTCATTATGGGTAGGTTTCTTTGCAGTTATCGGTTCCGCAGTAGTAGGAAGTCTACTTGGTATCGTGGCAGGTTATTATGGAAGATGGGTGGATACGATCATCTCACGAATCTTTGATATTATGCTTGCATTCCCAAGTATCCTGTTAGCGATCGCTGTTGTAGCTGCTCTTGGGCCATCCCTGAGAAATGCTTTAATTGCCATTGCGATTATCAATATCCCAAACTTTGGACGACTCATTCGGTCACGGGTGTTGAGTGTAAAGCAGGAAGAGTATGTTATGGCTGCTAAAGCCATTGGGATGAAAGATAGCCGTATTCTATTGAGTCATATCCTTCCTAACAGTATGGCGCCGATCATTGTACAGGGAACCCTTGCCATTGCGACTGCTATTATTGAAGCAGCGGCACTTGGCTTCCTTGGTTTAGGAGCTCAAGCCCCTCAACCGGAATGGGGGAAAATGCTGGCTGACGCACGTACGTTCATGCTGCAAGCCCCTTGGACAATGATCTTCCCTGGACTTGCCATCATGCTGACGGTACTGGGATTCAACTTGATGGGGGACGGACTTCGGGATGCCCTTGATCCTAAGATGAAAAACTAA
- a CDS encoding ABC-2 family transporter protein: protein MFYVKMFFQYVAQYMKIRLQYRADLVVEILSDLLFQAVNLVFILVVFGHTQLLSGWTRDEIIFIYGFFLVPFALFSSFFNIWDFNDRYVVKGEFDRILTRPIHSLFQIILERMELESLFGVITGLSVMFYAGGRLDITFEWYEPILFILFVIGGALVYAGIFIALASIGFWSDAKTSIMPMMYNIGNYGRYPVDIYNKVIRFVLTWILPFAFVGVYPSAFFLEKTEWYPYSFLTPFVGIGFFIFSIVLWNEGVKRYRGAGN, encoded by the coding sequence ATGTTTTATGTGAAGATGTTTTTTCAATACGTCGCCCAATATATGAAGATCAGACTGCAATACAGGGCCGACCTGGTTGTGGAGATTCTTTCTGATTTACTGTTTCAGGCAGTTAACCTCGTATTTATCCTGGTCGTGTTTGGCCATACTCAGCTGTTGAGCGGCTGGACAAGAGACGAAATTATTTTCATCTATGGTTTCTTCCTGGTCCCGTTTGCACTATTTAGTTCGTTCTTCAATATATGGGACTTTAACGACAGGTATGTGGTCAAGGGAGAGTTCGACCGGATACTGACCCGTCCCATACACAGCTTGTTTCAAATCATCTTAGAGCGAATGGAACTGGAGTCGCTTTTCGGAGTGATCACGGGCCTTTCGGTTATGTTTTACGCCGGGGGAAGACTGGATATTACCTTTGAATGGTACGAACCCATTTTATTTATCCTTTTTGTCATTGGGGGAGCTCTGGTGTATGCAGGGATCTTCATCGCCCTTGCCAGCATCGGGTTCTGGTCGGATGCGAAAACGTCGATCATGCCGATGATGTACAATATCGGAAACTATGGAAGATACCCCGTTGATATCTATAATAAAGTGATTCGTTTCGTGTTAACGTGGATTCTTCCATTCGCGTTCGTTGGAGTCTATCCATCTGCCTTTTTCCTGGAAAAGACGGAATGGTATCCATACTCGTTTCTGACTCCTTTTGTGGGCATCGGATTTTTTATCTTCTCGATCGTGTTATGGAATGAAGGAGTGAAACGATACAGGGGTGCAGGTAACTAG
- a CDS encoding ABC transporter ATP-binding protein — translation MSEARPLLKVEDLRTSFFTDDGEVPAVDGVSFHVNEGEVLGVVGESGCGKSVTSLSIMGLVPKPPGKIVGGKILYKDEDLTQASEKRMRDIRGNDIAMIFQEPMTSLNPVFTIGDQLTEAIRIHTKVGKKQARDKAIEIMKMVGLPRSEELINEYPHQLSGGMRQRVMIAMAMVCDPRVLIADEPTTALDVTIQAQILKLMKRLNKELNTAVLLITHDLGVVAETCERVVVMYSGKVVEEGTVEEIFKNPQHPYTKGLIQSVPDMRIKQQRLHSIQGNVPKPGSIKTGCRFAARCDYAFDRCLVETPELYETSQGHCTRCFLFDEVEEGVYDGTVAKG, via the coding sequence ATGAGCGAAGCGCGTCCTTTACTAAAAGTGGAAGATTTAAGGACCTCCTTTTTTACTGATGACGGAGAAGTTCCTGCAGTCGATGGAGTTAGTTTTCATGTGAATGAAGGGGAGGTGCTCGGGGTCGTCGGGGAAAGCGGATGTGGTAAAAGTGTTACATCCCTATCCATAATGGGCCTTGTACCGAAACCACCGGGGAAAATAGTAGGTGGAAAGATTCTTTATAAAGATGAAGATCTGACACAAGCATCGGAAAAGCGGATGAGAGATATCCGGGGTAATGATATAGCGATGATCTTCCAGGAACCGATGACATCTTTAAACCCTGTTTTTACCATAGGTGATCAATTAACGGAAGCAATACGGATACATACGAAGGTTGGAAAGAAACAAGCAAGAGATAAAGCAATCGAAATTATGAAGATGGTAGGTTTGCCGAGATCGGAAGAGTTGATCAATGAATACCCGCATCAGCTATCAGGCGGTATGAGACAAAGGGTCATGATTGCCATGGCAATGGTCTGTGATCCACGTGTGTTGATAGCAGACGAGCCGACAACCGCTCTTGATGTGACGATTCAGGCCCAAATTTTAAAATTGATGAAACGATTAAATAAAGAGCTGAATACAGCGGTCCTCTTGATCACTCATGATTTGGGAGTTGTAGCCGAAACATGTGAACGAGTGGTCGTTATGTACTCAGGTAAAGTGGTGGAAGAAGGTACGGTAGAAGAAATCTTCAAGAACCCGCAGCATCCTTACACGAAAGGTCTGATTCAATCCGTACCGGACATGAGAATCAAGCAGCAGCGATTGCATTCAATTCAGGGGAATGTTCCTAAACCGGGATCCATCAAGACCGGATGCCGGTTTGCAGCCCGCTGTGATTATGCCTTCGATCGCTGTTTAGTCGAAACACCGGAATTATATGAAACATCACAAGGACATTGCACACGATGCTTCCTGTTCGATGAAGTGGAGGAGGGAGTTTATGACGGAACCGTTGCTAAAGGTTGA
- a CDS encoding dipeptide ABC transporter ATP-binding protein, whose product MTEPLLKVENLKKHFPITGGILGRPVSSVKAVDGVSFTVNKGETLGIVGESGCGKSTTGRMLMRLIDPSEGKVTFEDRELTSLSNSEMRKIRREMQMVFQDPFASLNPRHTVEQILEEPLKVHGMGSAKERKKRVHELLNIVGLSSYHAKRYPHQFSGGQRQRIGIARALMTNPKLIIADEPVSALDVSIQSQVLNLMQDLQKEFGLTYIFIAHDLGVVRHISDRVGVMYLGKMVELSNSETLYEKPLHPYTQALLSAVPVPDPDFKRETILLQGDIPSPSNPPSGCTFHTRCPHATEICKQKVPEFKEHQPGHYVACHLY is encoded by the coding sequence ATGACGGAACCGTTGCTAAAGGTTGAGAATCTTAAGAAACACTTTCCGATTACAGGAGGAATTCTTGGACGACCTGTCAGTTCGGTAAAAGCGGTAGATGGGGTTTCTTTTACCGTGAATAAAGGAGAGACACTTGGGATCGTAGGAGAAAGCGGATGTGGAAAGTCGACGACGGGCAGGATGCTTATGAGACTCATCGATCCATCGGAAGGAAAGGTGACATTCGAGGATCGAGAACTTACCAGTCTATCAAACTCAGAAATGAGAAAGATTCGCCGGGAAATGCAAATGGTCTTTCAGGATCCTTTTGCTTCCTTGAATCCAAGGCATACTGTTGAGCAGATTCTCGAAGAACCATTAAAGGTCCACGGAATGGGTTCAGCGAAGGAAAGAAAAAAGAGGGTTCATGAACTACTCAATATTGTTGGGTTAAGCAGTTATCATGCCAAACGTTATCCACATCAATTCAGTGGTGGACAAAGGCAGCGAATTGGTATCGCCAGAGCACTTATGACAAACCCAAAACTCATCATTGCCGATGAGCCTGTGTCAGCTCTTGACGTATCCATTCAGTCCCAGGTCCTGAACCTGATGCAGGATTTGCAAAAAGAGTTCGGACTCACCTATATCTTCATTGCGCATGATTTAGGTGTAGTTAGACATATAAGTGACCGGGTAGGCGTGATGTACCTCGGAAAAATGGTAGAGCTGAGTAATAGTGAAACTCTCTATGAAAAACCGCTTCACCCATACACCCAGGCACTACTATCAGCGGTACCGGTGCCGGATCCTGATTTCAAAAGAGAAACAATTCTCTTGCAAGGGGATATTCCGAGCCCGTCCAATCCACCGAGTGGTTGTACATTCCACACCAGGTGTCCGCATGCTACGGAGATATGTAAACAGAAAGTGCCAGAATTCAAGGAACACCAACCAGGGCATTATGTAGCTTGTCATCTTTACTAG
- a CDS encoding ABC transporter permease yields the protein MFQYTIRRLLQLIPVLLGMTFIVFFIIRAIPGDPAQVILGQQASKEAIEQLRGQLGLDNAWYVQYFEYLKGLLTGDLGSSIRTKTEVSNEIWPYLAATAELAIVAIIIAVVIGVNAGIISAWFQNSWFDYTAMILALVGVSMPIFWLGLMEQWIFGIQLDWLPTTGRENIRNPIDAITNLYIIDTIIQGRFDQLGEVLRHLILPGIALATIPMAIIARMTRSSMLEVMRSDYIRTARAKGLKMFWVVYKHSLKNAIIPVLTVIGLQMGLLLGGAILTETIFGWPGIGRYIYEAIGFRDYPVVQSGILVVATIFVTINLIVDLLYAAVDPRIKYN from the coding sequence ATGTTCCAATACACCATACGAAGATTACTTCAATTAATACCCGTATTATTAGGGATGACCTTTATTGTATTCTTTATCATTCGTGCGATACCAGGGGACCCCGCCCAGGTGATCTTGGGTCAACAGGCTTCTAAGGAAGCCATTGAGCAGCTTAGAGGTCAGTTAGGTCTTGATAATGCCTGGTATGTTCAATATTTTGAGTATCTAAAAGGCCTTTTAACAGGTGATTTAGGCAGTTCCATTCGTACTAAAACAGAAGTTTCAAATGAAATCTGGCCGTACTTGGCCGCGACAGCAGAATTGGCGATTGTAGCGATCATCATTGCCGTGGTCATAGGGGTGAATGCGGGTATTATCAGTGCCTGGTTCCAAAACTCGTGGTTTGATTATACAGCTATGATCCTGGCTTTGGTCGGGGTGTCCATGCCGATCTTCTGGCTTGGTTTGATGGAGCAGTGGATCTTTGGTATTCAACTTGACTGGCTCCCGACCACAGGAAGGGAAAACATCCGAAATCCAATCGATGCCATTACGAATCTATATATTATAGATACCATCATACAGGGGCGTTTCGACCAATTAGGTGAAGTGCTGAGGCATCTGATCCTTCCGGGGATCGCACTTGCTACGATTCCAATGGCGATCATTGCCCGTATGACCCGTTCAAGCATGCTTGAGGTGATGCGTTCCGATTATATTCGAACTGCCCGTGCCAAGGGTTTGAAGATGTTCTGGGTGGTGTACAAGCATTCTCTTAAAAATGCCATCATTCCAGTACTGACGGTAATCGGTCTGCAAATGGGGCTCCTATTAGGGGGAGCGATATTGACTGAGACAATCTTTGGATGGCCTGGAATTGGTCGCTATATTTATGAAGCGATCGGCTTCCGTGATTATCCTGTTGTACAGTCCGGCATTCTCGTAGTCGCAACGATCTTTGTCACCATCAACTTAATTGTCGATTTACTATATGCCGCAGTCGATCCGCGCATTAAATACAACTAA
- a CDS encoding ABC-2 family transporter protein, producing the protein MAKYIEMIRIRFLMMLAYRTNYYSGILIYSINIGAYYFLWQAIYGGKQDIEGLSIIQMTTYVAVSWMARAFYFNNIDREIAQEIKEGKVAVEFIRPYNYLGMKTMQGLGEGIFRLLFFSFPGMIIVSLIFPLQFGTGLDTLGLFAISILFSFIINTQINLLTGITTFFLFNNDGLIRAKRVVIDLFSGLLLPIHFFPLWAQNVMGYLPFQSISYVPSMIFTDGFTTSESFNAILMQGVWSLVLLIPIKILWVMAKKQMIIQGG; encoded by the coding sequence ATGGCTAAGTATATTGAAATGATTCGCATCCGCTTTCTCATGATGCTGGCATACAGAACTAATTATTATAGTGGAATATTAATATATAGTATCAATATAGGTGCTTACTATTTCTTATGGCAGGCTATTTACGGTGGAAAGCAAGATATAGAAGGGTTGTCAATCATTCAAATGACCACCTATGTAGCCGTTTCCTGGATGGCCAGGGCCTTTTATTTTAATAATATTGACCGTGAAATCGCTCAGGAAATTAAAGAAGGAAAAGTGGCTGTTGAATTTATCAGGCCCTATAACTATCTTGGGATGAAGACGATGCAGGGACTCGGAGAGGGAATCTTCAGACTGTTATTTTTCTCGTTCCCGGGAATGATTATTGTCAGCCTCATCTTCCCGCTTCAATTCGGTACAGGATTAGATACATTGGGCTTATTTGCGATTTCAATCCTGTTTAGTTTCATTATCAATACACAAATCAATTTGCTGACGGGGATCACGACCTTTTTCTTATTTAATAATGACGGTCTCATCCGGGCGAAACGAGTGGTCATTGATTTGTTCTCCGGCTTATTGCTTCCGATTCATTTTTTCCCGCTTTGGGCGCAAAATGTGATGGGATACTTACCGTTCCAAAGTATAAGTTATGTTCCCAGCATGATTTTCACCGATGGCTTTACTACTTCTGAATCATTCAATGCGATACTTATGCAGGGCGTATGGTCATTGGTTCTTCTCATACCTATCAAGATACTCTGGGTCATGGCAAAAAAACAAATGATTATTCAAGGAGGGTGA
- a CDS encoding ATP-binding cassette domain-containing protein: MNAIEVNHLRKEFKAFSSRSGLKGAFRDLFTRNYKIVPAVNDISFNVKQGEMVGYIGENGAGKSTTIKMLTGILTPTGGELTVNGMNPHRDREKFVQTIGVVFGQRSQLWWDIAVQESFQLLKKVYKVPDQQYQEHMDHVIETLDIAPLLDKPVRKLSLGQRMRCELAAALVHNPPLLFLDEPTIGLDVLVKLKIRQFLKEINEKYNTTILLTTHDLSDIEALCERVVMLDEGKIIYDGALSQLKENWGDQKEVVFQFLDDTSLTALSDLTGNQNISWSFDEKKQSYSALTEADDEVISQLITKVVANFKVKDMKIEETTTEEIIRNIYEKGAVTR, from the coding sequence ATGAATGCAATCGAAGTCAATCATTTGCGTAAGGAATTCAAGGCTTTTTCCAGTCGTTCCGGATTAAAAGGGGCATTCAGGGATTTGTTTACGCGTAATTATAAAATCGTTCCTGCGGTGAATGATATCTCATTCAATGTGAAGCAGGGAGAGATGGTCGGATACATTGGTGAAAACGGTGCAGGGAAGTCCACCACCATCAAAATGCTGACTGGGATCTTGACACCAACCGGTGGAGAGCTGACCGTCAATGGAATGAATCCTCACCGCGACCGGGAAAAATTTGTTCAGACAATCGGGGTTGTGTTCGGACAGCGTTCACAGCTCTGGTGGGATATCGCGGTTCAGGAATCCTTTCAGCTTTTAAAGAAAGTGTATAAAGTGCCGGATCAGCAATACCAGGAACATATGGATCATGTCATAGAGACGCTGGATATCGCACCGCTTCTGGACAAGCCTGTCCGTAAATTATCCCTGGGACAGCGGATGAGATGCGAGTTAGCGGCGGCGCTAGTTCACAATCCGCCTTTGCTATTTCTTGATGAACCAACGATCGGGTTAGACGTTCTAGTGAAACTGAAAATCCGTCAATTTTTAAAAGAAATCAATGAAAAGTACAATACGACGATTTTGTTAACCACACATGATTTATCTGATATTGAAGCTCTTTGCGAAAGGGTCGTCATGTTGGATGAAGGAAAAATCATTTATGATGGTGCACTGAGTCAGCTGAAAGAGAACTGGGGAGACCAAAAGGAAGTCGTGTTTCAATTTCTTGATGATACGTCACTTACTGCTTTATCCGACCTTACTGGAAATCAGAATATCTCCTGGTCTTTCGATGAGAAAAAACAGAGCTATTCGGCTTTAACTGAAGCGGATGATGAAGTAATCTCACAACTGATAACGAAAGTCGTGGCGAACTTCAAAGTGAAAGACATGAAAATAGAAGAAACGACAACAGAAGAAATCATTCGAAACATCTATGAAAAAGGAGCTGTAACAAGATGA
- a CDS encoding ABC transporter substrate-binding protein: MLLILLVSSVLYGCGGNESSSGEGSDSKESGDPKVLIFGRGGDSVALDPAAVTDGESFKVTKNIFETLVEFGEQDTEPNPGLAEAWKVSDDGLTYTFTLREGVKFQDGTDFNADAVVKNFERWMNGNEEAFYYYKSMFGGFKGDEGHVINEVKAVDEKTVEFVLKRPQAPFLKNIAMSPFAIVSPKALDELGDKLGEAPTDAGTGPFKFKEWKRNDKIVLVKNEDYWKKDLPKLDQVVFKSIPENSARLNALVSGEIDLADGINPSDAAQVEGNDQLQLFERPSMNVGYLGLTSTRKPFDNPKVRQAINYAINKQEIIDAFFEGRAEVAKNPMPPVIGGYNDALEGYEYNPEKAKELLAEAGLEDGFEMELWAMPVPRPYMPDGQKVAEAIQADLQEVGVKAKIVSYEWATYLEKARNGEADAFLLGWTGDNGDADNFLYVLLDKDNIGSNNYTYYSNDELHELLIAAQSETDQAKREEMYKQAQEIIHEDAPWVPLAHSTPLLAGSAAVKNFQPHPTGSDFLGSVDME; the protein is encoded by the coding sequence ATGCTGCTCATCCTACTCGTATCATCCGTTCTTTACGGATGTGGAGGGAATGAAAGCTCTTCAGGCGAAGGCAGCGATAGTAAAGAAAGTGGCGATCCTAAAGTATTGATCTTTGGTCGCGGAGGGGATTCAGTAGCACTTGATCCTGCTGCGGTTACGGATGGTGAATCATTTAAAGTAACAAAGAATATCTTTGAAACTCTAGTTGAATTTGGTGAGCAGGATACAGAACCAAATCCAGGATTAGCTGAAGCGTGGAAGGTATCTGATGATGGTTTGACGTATACGTTCACACTTCGTGAAGGGGTCAAATTCCAAGATGGTACAGACTTCAATGCTGACGCAGTCGTGAAGAACTTCGAGCGTTGGATGAATGGAAATGAAGAGGCATTCTACTACTATAAATCTATGTTTGGTGGATTTAAGGGTGATGAAGGTCATGTTATCAATGAGGTAAAAGCGGTTGATGAGAAAACCGTTGAGTTTGTCCTTAAACGTCCACAGGCTCCGTTCTTAAAGAACATTGCGATGAGCCCGTTTGCGATTGTAAGTCCTAAAGCTCTTGATGAGTTAGGTGATAAGTTAGGTGAAGCACCGACTGATGCCGGAACAGGTCCTTTCAAGTTCAAAGAGTGGAAGCGTAATGACAAAATCGTTTTAGTCAAGAATGAAGACTACTGGAAAAAAGATCTACCGAAATTAGATCAAGTTGTCTTCAAATCAATTCCTGAAAACTCTGCACGACTTAACGCGCTGGTTTCTGGTGAAATCGATCTTGCAGATGGTATCAATCCAAGTGATGCAGCCCAAGTTGAAGGTAATGACCAATTACAATTATTCGAACGTCCTTCTATGAACGTTGGATACTTAGGGTTAACATCAACTCGTAAACCTTTTGATAATCCAAAAGTACGTCAAGCGATCAACTATGCAATCAACAAGCAGGAAATCATTGACGCATTCTTCGAAGGAAGAGCAGAAGTAGCGAAAAACCCAATGCCTCCAGTTATTGGGGGATACAATGACGCACTTGAAGGATATGAATACAATCCTGAAAAAGCCAAGGAACTTCTTGCTGAAGCAGGACTCGAAGATGGATTCGAAATGGAATTATGGGCAATGCCTGTTCCACGTCCATACATGCCGGATGGTCAAAAAGTAGCTGAAGCGATTCAAGCCGACCTTCAAGAAGTAGGGGTGAAAGCGAAAATCGTATCTTACGAGTGGGCGACATACTTAGAAAAAGCCCGTAACGGAGAAGCGGATGCATTCTTACTTGGATGGACTGGTGACAACGGTGATGCAGATAACTTCCTATATGTATTACTTGATAAAGACAATATCGGAAGCAACAACTACACTTACTACAGCAATGATGAGCTTCATGAATTATTAATTGCTGCTCAATCTGAAACAGATCAAGCAAAACGTGAAGAGATGTACAAACAGGCTCAAGAAATCATCCATGAAGATGCTCCTTGGGTACCTCTGGCGCACTCTACACCATTATTGGCTGGTAGTGCGGCTGTGAAGAACTTCCAACCGCATCCAACCGGATCTGACTTCTTAGGTTCAGTAGATATGGAATAA
- a CDS encoding glutamate-1-semialdehyde 2,1-aminomutase, protein MKFTESETLHTEALEHIVGGVNSPSRSYKAVGGGSPVAMERGHGAYFWDVDGNKYIDYLAAYGPIITGHAHPHITEAIKSAAENGVLYGTPTRHEVKFAKMIKEAMPYMDKVRFVNSGTEAVMTTIRVARAYTGKDKIIKFAGCYHGHSDLVLVAAGSGPSTLGTPDSAGVPKSIAQEVITVPFNDIEPFKEAMEKWGDQIAGVLVEPIVGNFGIVEPKEGFLEQVNEIAHSAGSLVIYDEVITAFRFMYGGAQDMLKVKPDLTALGKIIGGGLPIGAYGGKKEIMEQVAPLGPAYQAGTMAGNPASILSGIACLEVLKEEGVYEKLDKLGEMLEKGILTAAEKHNAPISINRLKGALTLYFTTEKVENYEQAEATDGEMFAKFFKLMLNQGINLAPSKYEAWFITTAHTEEDIQVTIDAVDRAFAQL, encoded by the coding sequence ATGAAATTCACTGAATCAGAAACTTTACATACAGAAGCACTGGAACATATCGTCGGAGGCGTGAACAGTCCATCCCGTTCATATAAAGCAGTAGGCGGAGGTTCTCCGGTGGCGATGGAAAGAGGACATGGCGCATACTTCTGGGATGTAGATGGGAACAAATACATCGATTACTTGGCAGCATACGGTCCTATCATTACCGGTCATGCTCACCCACATATCACAGAAGCGATCAAATCCGCAGCAGAAAACGGTGTCCTATACGGAACGCCTACCCGTCATGAAGTGAAATTCGCGAAAATGATTAAAGAAGCAATGCCATACATGGATAAAGTACGTTTCGTGAATTCAGGAACGGAAGCCGTCATGACGACGATACGGGTAGCACGAGCTTACACAGGAAAAGATAAGATCATTAAATTTGCAGGATGTTATCATGGTCATTCCGATCTGGTACTTGTCGCTGCAGGTTCAGGCCCTTCTACTCTCGGCACCCCGGATTCTGCCGGCGTTCCGAAGAGCATCGCCCAGGAAGTCATTACCGTTCCTTTTAATGACATCGAACCCTTTAAAGAAGCAATGGAAAAATGGGGAGATCAAATTGCTGGAGTGCTCGTTGAACCGATCGTTGGGAACTTCGGAATTGTGGAGCCGAAAGAAGGCTTCTTAGAACAGGTAAATGAAATTGCACACAGTGCAGGAAGCCTTGTGATTTACGATGAAGTCATCACGGCATTCCGCTTCATGTACGGCGGGGCTCAGGATATGTTAAAGGTAAAGCCTGACTTGACGGCGCTGGGGAAAATCATCGGCGGCGGTCTTCCAATCGGGGCGTACGGCGGGAAGAAAGAAATCATGGAACAGGTCGCTCCGTTAGGTCCTGCCTATCAAGCAGGTACAATGGCAGGAAATCCCGCCTCCATCCTTTCAGGAATTGCCTGCCTTGAAGTGTTAAAAGAAGAAGGCGTATATGAGAAACTTGATAAACTCGGAGAAATGCTTGAAAAGGGGATCCTTACAGCAGCTGAAAAACATAACGCACCAATCTCCATTAACAGATTAAAAGGAGCTCTCACACTTTACTTTACTACAGAAAAAGTGGAAAACTATGAGCAAGCTGAAGCGACCGATGGGGAAATGTTTGCGAAGTTCTTTAAGCTGATGCTTAATCAGGGAATCAATCTGGCTCCTTCTAAATATGAAGCATGGTTCATTACGACCGCTCATACAGAAGAAGATATCCAAGTAACGATCGATGCAGTCGATCGTGCATTCGCACAATTATAA
- a CDS encoding aromatic acid exporter family protein, with translation MKLGARILKTGIAIVLALLVSQLLGIPSPVFAGIAAVFAVQPTIYRSYLSIIEQIQANLIGAGIAVIFVLLFGSNPLIVGLAAVIAIAIILKLKLQNTIGLALVTLIAIMEVTDQDFIQFAFIRFSTIMIGVFSSFIINLIFLPPKYETKLYHKISDSTEEILKWIRLSSRHATEFHLLKKDLERIKEKLIKVDQLYLLYKEERDYFKKNSIVKSRKLVIFRQMISSTNRSFDILKRLNRYENEIFQLPDELRGVIKGQLDCLLTYHEQLLLKFLGKMHPHAESEAQQDVCMHRKELMNIMIQEVKQHSKDENIHNFHLLHIFSAIFEYDEHLEHLEKLITSFQSYHKEDNEVMIGEEEE, from the coding sequence ATGAAACTTGGTGCTCGCATCCTAAAAACGGGAATTGCGATTGTATTAGCTTTACTTGTATCGCAGCTATTGGGTATACCTTCTCCAGTGTTTGCTGGAATCGCGGCGGTCTTTGCCGTACAGCCCACCATTTATCGCTCCTATCTATCGATCATCGAACAGATTCAAGCGAACCTGATCGGTGCTGGGATTGCTGTTATTTTCGTTCTCTTATTCGGTAGCAATCCACTTATTGTAGGTCTTGCTGCTGTCATAGCCATTGCCATCATTCTTAAACTAAAGTTGCAAAACACGATTGGTCTTGCCCTGGTAACGTTGATCGCGATTATGGAAGTGACGGATCAGGATTTTATTCAATTTGCATTCATCCGCTTCTCAACCATCATGATCGGGGTATTCTCATCGTTCATTATTAACCTGATTTTCCTGCCGCCGAAATACGAAACGAAGCTATATCATAAAATATCTGATTCAACAGAAGAAATCTTAAAGTGGATTCGATTAAGTTCAAGGCACGCAACAGAGTTCCACCTCTTAAAAAAAGACTTGGAGCGTATTAAAGAAAAGCTTATAAAGGTCGATCAATTGTATCTTCTCTATAAAGAAGAACGAGATTATTTTAAGAAAAATTCGATTGTCAAAAGTCGTAAGCTTGTGATTTTCCGTCAGATGATTTCATCAACGAATCGTAGCTTTGACATTTTGAAGCGATTGAACCGGTATGAAAATGAAATCTTTCAGTTACCGGATGAATTACGGGGAGTTATCAAAGGCCAGCTCGATTGTCTCCTTACTTACCACGAACAGCTTCTATTGAAGTTCTTAGGTAAAATGCATCCACATGCAGAGTCTGAAGCTCAGCAGGATGTGTGCATGCATCGGAAAGAACTGATGAATATCATGATCCAGGAAGTAAAACAGCATAGTAAAGATGAAAATATTCATAACTTCCATCTGCTTCATATTTTCTCGGCTATCTTTGAATACGATGAGCATTTAGAGCATCTGGAAAAACTTATCACAAGCTTTCAATCGTATCATAAAGAAGACAATGAAGTGATGATCGGGGAAGAAGAAGAATAA